A region from the Lolium perenne isolate Kyuss_39 chromosome 4, Kyuss_2.0, whole genome shotgun sequence genome encodes:
- the LOC127292607 gene encoding uncharacterized protein, with the protein MYAGVASTSDELQATREASRRRLRVRASAARAQPTPLADVLREHALVHLTPAAAARLRLVHPSWARRISSPIFAVAHAAAPRRLSGLFVPSAGFLPFDGADDAVPSPSLSFAPASSDVTVLSSSHGVACCFSPADDALFVCNPATASWSAVPSPPCRTWPRPAVVVLFDATPYNFRGDYALVCAAECDPGSGAYCFQVFTSGTGSWQFADAVAPAEGLVAASGVAAGGTAWWRTSVGTAVGYCPETGRVEVVLCPGDSAKWEIGSAGGKLHCAVRDGDGVAVYQLGEHGCWEVAAAWVPVEELLPRSQIKPAQHENAEGEADGEATGNELVAQSPVIVESEVQKLDDTVQLLGFQGTGLEVVVLAGRRLVAFDTETRRRREVRVPVRTEEKQKQWDGDEYAVHTNTLALVAPAVLAGEPVLVESPDDEVVAFP; encoded by the coding sequence ATGTACGCCGGTGTCGCGTCGACCAGCGACGAGCTTCAGGCGACCCGCGAGGCGTCGAGGCGCCGGCTGCGCGTCCGCGCGAGCGCCGCCCGTGCGCAGCCGACGCCGCTGGCCGACGTGCTGCGGGAGCACGCGCTGGTGCACCTCACGCCGGCGGCCGCCGCGCGCCTCCGCCTCGTGCACCCGTCCTGGGCGCGCCGGATCTCCTCCCCGATCTTCGCCGTGGCGCACGCGGCCGCCCCGCGCCGGTTGTCGGGGCTCTTCGTCCCCTCGGCCGGCTTCCTCCCGTTCGACGGGGCAGACGACGCCGTGCCGTCCCCGTCGCTCTCCTTCGCGCCCGCCTCATCCGACGTCACGGTGCTCTCCTCGTCGCACGGGGTCGCGTGCTGCTTCTCCCCCGCCGACGACGCGCTCTTCGTGTGCAACCCGGCCACCGCGTCCTGGTCCGCCGTCCCGTCCCCGCCGTGCCGGACCTGGCCGCGCCCCGCCGTCGTCGTGCTCTTCGACGCGACCCCGTACAACTTCCGCGGCGACTATGCGCTCGTATGCGCCGCTGAGTGCGATCCGGGATCCGGCGCCTACTGCTTTCAGGTGTTCACGTCCGGGACGGGCTCGTGGCAGTTCGCCGACGCGGTGGCGCCCGCCGAAGGGCTCGTCGCGGCGTCGGGCGTGGCGGCTGGAGGGACGGCATGGTGGCGGACGAGCGTCGGCACTGCCGTGGGGTACTGCCCGGAGACGGGTCGCGTGGAGGTGGTACTCTGCCCAGGTGACAGCGCCAAATGGGAGATCGGGTCGGCCGGCGGCAAGCTCCACTGCGCGGTACGCGATGGTGACGGCGTCGCCGTGTACCAGCTTGGCGAGCACGGGTGCTGGGAGGTGGCAGCCGCGTGGGTGCCAGTCGAGGAGCTGCTGCCGCGTTCGCAGATAAAGCCGGCGCAGCACGAGAACGCAGAGGGCGAGGCCGACGGCGAGGCGACCGGGAATGAATTGGTTGCGCAGTCTCCTGTCATCGTGGAGAGCGAAGTGCAGAAGCTGGACGACACCGTGCAGCTTCTGGGCTTCCAGGGAACTGGGCTGGAGGTGGTGGTGCTTGCCGGGAGGCGGCTGGTGGCGTTCGACACGgagacgcggcggcggcgcgaggtcAGGGTGCCGGTTCGAACGGAAGAGAAGCAGAAACAGTGGGACGGCGACGAGTACGCCGTCCACACCAACACGCTTGCGCTGGTCGCGCCCGCCGTGCTCGCTGGCGAACCGGTGCTCGTGGAGTCGCCGGATGATGAGGTGGTAGCATTTCCTTGA
- the LOC139838959 gene encoding uncharacterized protein encodes MSSSTSTTLNLGAPPSEKLTRANYPIWRVQVLPAIRGAMAMGLLDGTDAAPPKNLAQEKDDADKPPAPNPAYAAWLGRDQLVLAYLLNSFSSEILQHVLRLEHAADVWAAVEAMFASQSRSKVTNLRIALANTKKFNMSTAGFFAKMQNIADSLAAAGRPVNEEELVSFLLAGLGHDYSGLVEAIGLMTTSISVNELYAQVLAKDERDEMLSGTHGGSFESSANAAMRRGGYSRPRGGKGPSRTRDDRARDDRARDDRRDDRPRYNNKGGGRGTPAGGGRGRGRGRRRTSPWEDVTCQICTKEGHRAKDCWWRFEDDDDDDSYEDKEVHAASYGVDTNSYSDTGATHHITGELNNLTVRDKYKGRDKVNTASGQVFKTVPQTVRKKTAWTQKAMVVLLLVPPRDHKYLRRIRCVPNWTGLSSTLASVGAYQRQVLIQEKPCIVSMQQRQAKIQPCIVQRQAKIPPDPLRVKVIMHMMKKSHRISCGWTRLVCVSSSITPCCSSVTPGYTWLKRGWSLRQLDVKNAFLHGVLEEEVYMKQPPRYEDERRPTYICKLDKALYGLKQAPRAWYSRLSAQLTNFGFVASKSDTSLFIYRKFGVTIFMLIYVDDIIVVSSSESATNGLLKDLSKEFALKDLGDLHFFLGLEVKKVNDGLVLNQAKYAKDVLSRVGMLDCKSSPTPLSSSEKITAHEGELLGPEDSTKYRSMVGALQYLTLTRPDISYAVNKMLIGQVV; translated from the exons ATGTCGTCTTCTACGTCGACGACGCTGAACCTCGGTGCACCTCCGTCAGAGAAACTTACCCGGGCTAACTACCCAATCTGGAGAGTGCAAGTCCTGCCTGCTATTCGCGGGGCCATGGCGATGGGACTCCTTGACGGCACTGATGCCGCGCCGCCGAAAAATCTAGCGCAGGAGAAAGATGACGCTGACAAGCCGCCGGCGCCAAATCCAGCATATGCAGCCTGGCTTGGCCGAGATCAACTCGTCCTCGCCTACCTCCTCAACTCATTCTCGTCGGAGATTCTTCAACATGTTCTTCGCCTTGAACACGCCGCTGACGTTTGGGCAGCGGTGGAGGCCATGTTTGCGTCTCAAAGTCGCTCCAAGGTCACGAACCTACGGATCGCCCTCGCAAACactaagaaattcaacatgagtaCTGCAGGATTCTTTGCAAAGATGCAGAACATTGCAGACTCCCTTGCTGCTGCTGGGCGCCCCGTTAACGAGGAAGAACTCGTCTCTTTCCTTTTGGCCGGACTAGGCCATGACTACAGCGGACTTGTCGAGGCCATCGGCCTCATGACGACCTCAATTTCTGTCAATGAATTGTACGCTCAGGTTCTTGCCAAAGATGAGCGTGACGAGATGCTCTCTGGGACACATGGTGGCAGTTTTGAAAGCTCTGCCAACGCTGCTATGAGGCGTGGAGGCTACAGCCGACCACGTGGTGGCAAGGGTCCCTCCCGCACTCGTGATGATCGTGCTCGTGATGATCGTGCCCGAGATGATCGGCGCGATGACCGCCCTCGCTACAACAACAAAGGGGGCGGCCGAGGAACTCCTGCAGGAGGTGGACGTGGCCGCGGCCGCGGCCGTCGCCGAACCTCTCCTTGGGAAGACGTGACCTGCCAAATATGCACCAAAGAAGGCCACCGTGCTAAGGATTGTTGGTGGCGCTTTgaggatgatgacgatgatgactcgTATGAGGACAAGGAGGTGCACGCTGCCTCCTATGGTGTTGATACCAACTCGTATTCCGACACTGGTGCCACACATCACATTACTGGTGAGCTCAACAACCTTACCGTTCGGGACAAGTACAAAGGACGTGACAAGGTGAACACCGCCAGTGGGCAAG TGTTCAAAACAGTGCCGCAAACAGTTCGGAAGAAGACAGCATGGACACAGAAAGCGATGGTGGTTCTCCTGCTGGTTCCACCTCGGGATCACAAATATCTGCGTCGGATCAGGTGCGTACCGAACTGGACAGGACTGTCCAGCACGCTGGCGAGCGTGGGCGCGTATCAGCGTCAAGTATTGATCCAGGAGAAGCCATGCATCGTGAGCATGCAGCAGCGCCAGGCCAAGATTCAGCCATGCATCGTGCAGCGCCAGGCCAAGATTCCTCCAGATCCTCTACGGGTCAAAGTGATCATGCACATGATGAAGAAATCCCACCG CATCTCCTGCGGATGGACAAGGCTCGTCTGTGTCAGCTCCTCCATCACGCCCTGTTGCTCCTCCGTCACGCCCGGTTACACGTGGCTCAAGAG GGGATGGAGCCTGCGACAATTGGATGTAAAGAACGCGTTcttacatggtgttctggaagaggaggtcTATATGAAACAGCCGCCACGTTATGAAGATGAGAGAAGGCCGACTTACATATGCAAGCTTGACAAGGCATTATATGGACTAAAACAAGCACCGAGAGCATGGTATTCCCGTTTGAGCGCTCAGTTGACAAACTTTGGTTTTGTTGCATCAAAGTCTGATACTTCATTATTTATCTATCGTAAGTTCGGTGTCACTATCTTCATGCttatctatgttgatgatattatagttGTCAGCTCTTCGGAAAGTGCAACAAATGGTTTACTCAAGGATTTGAGCAAAGAATTTGCTCTCAAAGATCTTGGGGATCTTCATTTTTTCTTAGGCCTTGAAGTCAAGAAAGTAAATGATGGACTTGTGTTAAATCAGGCAAAGTATGCTAAAGATGTTCTCTCTCGTGTGGGTATGCTGGATTGTAAAAGCTCTCCAACTCCTTTGTCATCTTCAGAAAAGATCACAGCTCATGAGGGAGAATTGTTAGGGCCAGAGGATAGCACCAAATACAGAAGCATGGTTGGTGCCTTACAGTATTTAACTCTCACAAGACCTGATATTTCTTACGCAGTTAACAAG ATGCTGATTGGGCAGGTTGTCTAG